The window TCGGAGTGTGGCAGTCCTCGCAGCCGACTCGGGAGGCCCCCGCCGCAAGGAAGGAGGGATAAACGTTCCCGTCGCCGTGCATCTCGTCTTCCGAGTGACAGTCTGTGCAGCCCATTCCGCTCGACCTGTGAACGTCCTGAAAGAGAGTCTGCTCCGCGCCCTGGCGTCCGTGGCAGCCCAGGCAGATCTGATCGGTCACCGCGGCGGCACCGGGATCGCTCGGATCCGCGTGGCAGTCCTTGCACCCAGGAGCGTAGGTCGCGTGCTCGACCGGCGTGCCGTCGGCGTAGTTCGCGGCGTGGCACTTGATGCACGCGAGCTCGCTGATCGGGACGCCGGTGAGAGTCTTGAACCCGTCGGCCGCCTCATAGAAGGTCGCCTTGCCGGCGCGCTTCGCATGCAGGCTCGACGGAAAGATCCGCTGGATCCTCTCGAGAGCAGTCTCCTCCGGCCGTGTTGCGTCCTTCTTGTCCTCCGCGCAGCCCGCCAGCGACATGCCGATCGCGGACGTCGCCACGAGCAGGAACAGAACGAATCTTGCGAGCCGACCCTTCATCTCTGCCTCCTTCCCTCGATGTCGCGGCTGGAGGGCCGGTCGAGGGACCGCTTCCCTCCGCCGAGACGAGTCCATCGGTTCCCCGGTCCCTCGGGTCCGGGGGGCTTGACGTTCGCGTTTTTCCGGGGGACGGCCGATCGAGCGACGACGGGGCGACGAGCCACCGGCCGGTTCCGGGTGAGACCCCGGACATAGATCGCGACGTTGTTGCGGATGCTCTCCTCCTCCCCGTATCTCGCGCCTTGGATTCCGCCCCAGAGATGGTTGCTCAGTCCGCACTCGGAGACCATCCCGATGAAGCAGCGGGCGGTGATCTGCGGCTGGACAGCTTGGACGCGGCCCGCTCGGATCATCTCCTCGAGTCTGTCCGCCAGGTACCGGACGAACGGCGCGCGCAGATCCCTGAAGGCGCGGGAACAGAGGCGGTGACGGTCGAGGGAGCATTGCATCAGGAGCCGCGCCATCTCCGGATGCTCGCGATGAAACCGCAGGATCGTTCGGGCGATGGCGGTCAGCAGGTCTCCTAGGCTATTGGCCTTCTCGGCCTCCGCCATCGCGGCGGGCAGATCGAGACGCCGTCTGAGAGAGAGGATCGCCGCCTCGTAGATCGCGTCCTTCGAACGGAAGTGTCGATAGAGCGCCGCCTCGGTCACGCGGCAGCGACGGGCGATCTGCTGCATGGTCACTCTGTCGAACCCCTTCTGCGAGAAGAGAACGACGGCGTGGTCCAGGATCTGAGCGATCCTTCTCGCTGCGGGAATGCGCTTTGTTCTGCTGGCAGCGCCCATGTTAGTGAGTCCTTACTTCGAGACCTCGAAGAGTGTCCGCCCGCCGGGCCCCCGAGTCAACCTTTCGAGCATTCCGACTCCTTCACCGGATCATTAGATGTAATGGACGGCCGGGGGACCTGGGCGGGGAGGCTTCGGTCGCGGGGCCCCGGCGCCCCCGTCTCCTGGGCTTCCGAAGGCCCCTGGGCCTCCGCTGCGCGTGCGCGGATCCCTGCGAAGTGCTAGAATTGCGTGAACGAGGCGTCGCCGCCATGGCGGCCCGGCCGCAAACCGTCGATGCGGAGGTCAATGTGCAT of the Candidatus Eisenbacteria bacterium genome contains:
- a CDS encoding TetR/AcrR family transcriptional regulator, whose amino-acid sequence is MGAASRTKRIPAARRIAQILDHAVVLFSQKGFDRVTMQQIARRCRVTEAALYRHFRSKDAIYEAAILSLRRRLDLPAAMAEAEKANSLGDLLTAIARTILRFHREHPEMARLLMQCSLDRHRLCSRAFRDLRAPFVRYLADRLEEMIRAGRVQAVQPQITARCFIGMVSECGLSNHLWGGIQGARYGEEESIRNNVAIYVRGLTRNRPVARRPVVARSAVPRKNANVKPPGPEGPGNRWTRLGGGKRSLDRPSSRDIEGRRQR